From a region of the Streptomyces caniferus genome:
- a CDS encoding GNAT family N-acetyltransferase gives MTEALAPVVAAGRMSRSAQPSFVLRGRMQLRPWQGSDALVLAESCLDPDIQQWNRPGRLTVDEAQEKIARWRGRWHSEKAAIWAVAPGDGGAAVGLIGLADLDLRGGSGEFLYWLLPAGRGGGVMVDATVRISRWAFEELGLHRLRITHSVANPASCRVATRAGFRLEGTMRSALLHADGWHDEHLHARVQDDPWPS, from the coding sequence ATGACCGAAGCCCTGGCTCCTGTGGTTGCCGCCGGCCGGATGAGCCGGTCGGCGCAGCCCTCGTTCGTGCTGCGTGGCCGGATGCAACTGCGTCCCTGGCAGGGGAGCGATGCTCTCGTACTGGCCGAGTCGTGTCTGGACCCCGACATTCAACAGTGGAACCGTCCGGGCCGACTGACCGTCGACGAAGCCCAGGAAAAGATCGCCCGGTGGCGGGGCCGATGGCACAGCGAGAAGGCGGCGATCTGGGCCGTCGCGCCGGGGGACGGCGGGGCGGCTGTCGGGCTGATCGGCCTGGCCGACCTCGACCTGCGAGGTGGCAGTGGCGAGTTTCTCTACTGGCTGCTGCCGGCCGGCCGCGGAGGCGGAGTCATGGTCGACGCCACCGTCAGGATCAGCCGATGGGCCTTCGAGGAGCTCGGACTCCACCGCCTGCGCATCACGCACTCCGTGGCCAACCCGGCGTCCTGCCGGGTCGCCACCAGGGCCGGTTTCCGCCTGGAAGGCACGATGCGCAGCGCACTCCTGCACGCCGACGGCTGGCACGACGAGCATCTCCACGCCCGTGTCCAGGACGACCCCTGGCCCTCGTAG
- a CDS encoding lamin tail domain-containing protein, whose product MRPMTAAALVAGALACSVATPAQAAEYHSALKVRGVQYDAPGRDSNSCSSGNTDEEYLTIKNYSPSATINLKGCVVKDATGNRFTFTASHYLQPGDYVRLRGGHGTDSDQRNVVYRDNCNFLWNNDRDTVYLYKPSGSRSDVHSYTQRGSDPDGNGYIGYHA is encoded by the coding sequence ATGCGCCCCATGACCGCCGCTGCCCTCGTTGCCGGCGCGCTGGCCTGCTCCGTCGCCACCCCGGCCCAGGCCGCCGAGTACCACTCGGCGTTGAAGGTCCGCGGAGTCCAGTACGACGCGCCCGGCCGGGACTCCAACAGCTGCTCCTCCGGCAACACCGACGAGGAGTACCTGACGATCAAGAACTACTCGCCCTCGGCGACCATCAACCTCAAGGGCTGCGTGGTCAAGGACGCCACCGGCAACCGCTTCACCTTCACCGCAAGCCATTACCTCCAGCCCGGTGACTATGTGAGGCTCCGCGGCGGCCACGGCACCGATTCCGACCAGCGCAACGTCGTCTACCGCGACAACTGCAACTTCCTGTGGAACAACGACCGCGACACGGTCTACCTCTACAAGCCCTCCGGCAGCCGCTCGGACGTCCACTCCTACACCCAGCGAGGATCCGACCCCGACGGCAACGGCTACATCGGCTACCACGCCTGA
- a CDS encoding GNAT family N-acetyltransferase, translated as MTTFQTVLRTANLDDLDAITDLHTQARTAYYQAGGLSVSELVSSEARSRRREAWMRALRADAKTVVCAIGGGEVVGTLAMGPPLEADVDAATVGQLYQIHVRPSRWGQGVGGRLHTAFVQFLRDGSLATGLLEAWEGNSRAQGFYARHGWKPDGHHRPGPGNASYVRLCLDLDPAP; from the coding sequence GTGACGACTTTCCAGACCGTGCTGCGCACGGCGAACCTTGACGACCTGGACGCGATCACAGACCTGCACACTCAGGCCCGCACCGCGTACTACCAGGCAGGTGGGCTGTCAGTGTCGGAGCTCGTCTCCTCTGAAGCTCGCTCTCGCCGACGGGAGGCTTGGATGCGTGCCCTCCGAGCCGACGCCAAGACGGTGGTGTGCGCCATCGGAGGCGGCGAAGTGGTGGGCACCTTGGCGATGGGCCCTCCGCTGGAGGCTGACGTGGATGCCGCAACTGTCGGCCAGCTCTACCAAATCCACGTCCGCCCCAGCCGTTGGGGGCAGGGCGTCGGCGGCCGGCTGCACACTGCGTTCGTTCAGTTCCTCCGAGATGGGTCGCTTGCCACGGGGCTGCTCGAAGCGTGGGAGGGCAACAGTCGGGCTCAAGGCTTCTATGCCCGGCACGGATGGAAGCCGGACGGGCACCATCGGCCCGGCCCGGGTAACGCGAGCTACGTTCGCCTGTGTCTCGACCTGGATCCCGCTCCTTGA
- a CDS encoding DinB family protein: MTDQNWNLLLRDQLAWHWTHQLRPRLAGLTDDEYFWEPAPDCWSVRPRGTGTAPVQAGSGAMTIDFAMPEPDPPPFTTIAWRLGHVIVGVLAMRNASHFGRASTDYQSFEYAATATAALAQLDTEYATWLAGVESLGASGLARPCGEAEGPYAERSLAELVLHIHRELIHHLGEVCLLRDLHQHLRPHTRQETS, translated from the coding sequence ATGACCGACCAGAACTGGAACCTCTTGCTCCGCGACCAGCTCGCCTGGCACTGGACCCATCAGCTGCGCCCTCGCCTCGCCGGACTCACCGACGACGAGTACTTCTGGGAGCCGGCCCCCGACTGCTGGAGCGTGCGCCCGCGCGGCACCGGCACCGCACCGGTGCAGGCCGGCTCCGGCGCGATGACCATCGACTTCGCGATGCCGGAGCCCGACCCGCCCCCGTTCACGACGATCGCCTGGCGGCTCGGGCACGTGATCGTCGGCGTGCTCGCGATGCGCAACGCCTCGCACTTCGGTCGCGCGTCCACCGACTACCAGTCGTTCGAGTACGCCGCGACCGCGACCGCGGCGCTGGCCCAGCTCGACACGGAGTACGCCACGTGGCTGGCCGGGGTCGAGTCCCTCGGCGCATCCGGCCTCGCCCGCCCGTGCGGGGAGGCGGAGGGGCCGTACGCCGAGCGGTCGCTGGCAGAACTGGTGCTGCACATCCACCGCGAGCTGATCCACCATCTGGGCGAGGTGTGCCTGCTGCGCGACCTCCACCAGCACCTCCGCCCGCACACCCGACAGGAGACGAGCTGA
- a CDS encoding CsbD family protein, giving the protein MSAVEKAKAKAEQTTGKAEKDVGRTVGNERLEADGAVRESKGNLRDAKEKGKDALKD; this is encoded by the coding sequence ATGAGCGCCGTGGAGAAGGCGAAGGCCAAGGCCGAGCAGACGACCGGGAAGGCCGAAAAGGACGTCGGCCGCACGGTCGGCAATGAGCGTCTCGAAGCGGACGGTGCGGTGCGGGAGTCCAAGGGGAACCTGCGCGACGCGAAGGAAAAGGGCAAGGACGCCCTCAAGGACTGA
- a CDS encoding SMI1/KNR4 family protein, translating into MARDEGPVADGTEGWDAEAVRARLDALARLDPDLTRFGSEVHRYRLARPLSEAGIRAFEERYAVRLPASYRDFLARVGGSGAGPDYGLLPLDGPLAPDSDDAVDDLQEQDRRPGFLATPFPLSAEWRREPAGRFDEEAEQARVAGSLVIAESGCGEFVRLVVTGPCAGQVWFDDMTWGRIVPGPGFRAWYLAWLAK; encoded by the coding sequence GTGGCGAGGGACGAGGGGCCGGTGGCCGACGGGACCGAGGGCTGGGACGCGGAGGCCGTACGAGCCCGGCTCGACGCGCTGGCCCGGTTGGATCCGGACCTCACCCGGTTCGGTTCCGAGGTGCACCGCTACCGGCTCGCACGGCCGCTGTCCGAAGCCGGGATCCGTGCCTTCGAGGAGCGGTACGCCGTCCGGCTGCCCGCCTCCTACCGTGACTTCCTGGCCCGGGTCGGAGGCTCCGGGGCCGGTCCCGACTACGGACTGCTGCCGCTCGACGGGCCGCTGGCGCCCGACAGCGACGACGCCGTCGACGACCTGCAGGAACAGGACCGGCGCCCGGGCTTTCTGGCGACGCCGTTCCCGCTCTCGGCGGAGTGGCGGCGCGAACCGGCCGGGCGCTTCGACGAGGAGGCGGAGCAGGCGAGAGTGGCGGGGTCGCTGGTCATCGCCGAGTCGGGGTGCGGGGAATTCGTCCGTCTCGTCGTCACCGGACCGTGCGCCGGTCAGGTCTGGTTCGACGACATGACCTGGGGCCGCATCGTGCCCGGCCCCGGCTTCCGTGCGTGGTACCTGGCCTGGCTCGCGAAGTAG
- a CDS encoding maleylpyruvate isomerase N-terminal domain-containing protein, translating into MDLFSCSWTALRTAVAALPDKDFERPSGCTGWLVRDLVCHLIIDAQDVLITLATPAETAPTVDAVTYWSVADHPPTGDDPLDALTVRLAAAYEDPRLLTFHLDDVGSAAGRAARLADPGARVSTQDEVLTVGDYLSAYVLEWTLHHLDLIAHLPEAPQPPTECLARSRTMLEEIADAAFPASFTDKDALLVGTGRRAPTEDEQAELGALATKLPLVLG; encoded by the coding sequence GTGGACCTCTTCTCATGCTCCTGGACGGCGTTGCGCACGGCGGTCGCCGCACTCCCGGACAAGGACTTCGAGCGGCCGTCCGGCTGCACCGGCTGGCTCGTACGGGACCTCGTGTGCCACCTGATCATCGACGCGCAGGACGTCCTGATCACCCTGGCCACGCCCGCCGAAACGGCCCCGACCGTCGACGCGGTGACCTACTGGAGCGTCGCGGACCACCCGCCGACCGGCGACGACCCGCTCGACGCGCTGACCGTCCGGCTGGCCGCCGCGTACGAGGACCCGCGCCTGCTCACGTTCCACCTCGACGACGTCGGCTCCGCCGCCGGACGCGCGGCCCGACTCGCCGACCCCGGCGCCCGGGTGAGCACCCAGGACGAGGTCCTCACCGTGGGCGACTACCTCAGCGCGTACGTCCTGGAATGGACGCTGCACCACCTCGACCTGATCGCCCACCTCCCGGAGGCGCCGCAACCGCCCACGGAATGCCTGGCCCGGTCCCGCACGATGCTGGAAGAGATCGCCGACGCCGCGTTCCCCGCATCGTTCACCGACAAGGACGCCCTCCTCGTCGGCACCGGCCGCCGCGCACCGACCGAGGACGAACAGGCCGAACTCGGCGCGCTGGCCACGAAACTGCCGCTCGTCCTCGGCTGA
- a CDS encoding helix-turn-helix transcriptional regulator yields MTVEATIERVLRLLALLQRRASWTANELAAELGVTDRSVRRDVERLRAVGYPVRATAGVGGGYQLGAGTRLPPLLLDDEEAIATAVSLRLASGGTVAGAGEAALRALAKLDQVMPPRLRAEVRAVHAATETLVDPGVEIDAELLVTLARACRDAVRVRFRYAGRDGGERERTVEPVRMVATDRRWYLMARDVDRDDWRTFRLDRMREVAATTWRFRAREHPDPVAYVQRSVTEAPYRYLARVRLHARPDQVRELVPPQVGRVEDDRDGWCVLIAGGQDLDWLAVHVARLGFEAEVLEPPELREAAARLARRVAAMAGTD; encoded by the coding sequence GTGACCGTCGAGGCAACGATCGAGCGGGTGCTGCGGCTGCTGGCGCTGTTGCAGCGCCGGGCGTCCTGGACCGCCAACGAGCTCGCCGCCGAGCTGGGGGTCACCGACCGCTCGGTGCGCCGCGACGTGGAGCGGCTGCGCGCGGTCGGCTACCCCGTGCGGGCGACGGCGGGCGTCGGCGGTGGCTACCAGCTCGGCGCGGGCACCCGGCTGCCGCCGCTGCTCCTCGACGACGAGGAGGCGATCGCGACGGCGGTGTCCCTGCGGCTGGCGTCGGGCGGCACGGTGGCCGGGGCGGGCGAGGCGGCCCTGCGGGCGCTCGCGAAGCTCGACCAGGTGATGCCGCCCCGGCTGCGCGCCGAGGTGCGGGCGGTGCACGCCGCCACCGAGACCCTCGTCGACCCCGGGGTCGAGATCGACGCGGAGCTGCTGGTGACGCTCGCGCGGGCCTGTCGTGACGCCGTACGCGTGCGGTTCCGGTACGCCGGCCGCGACGGCGGGGAGCGCGAGCGCACGGTCGAGCCGGTGCGGATGGTCGCCACCGACCGCCGCTGGTACCTGATGGCCCGGGACGTCGACCGCGACGACTGGCGCACCTTCCGGCTGGACCGGATGCGCGAGGTGGCGGCGACGACGTGGCGCTTCCGGGCGAGGGAGCATCCGGACCCGGTCGCCTACGTGCAGCGGTCCGTGACCGAGGCGCCGTACCGGTATCTCGCCCGGGTGCGGTTGCACGCCCGGCCCGACCAGGTGCGGGAGCTGGTGCCGCCGCAGGTGGGGCGCGTCGAGGACGACCGCGACGGGTGGTGCGTGCTCATCGCCGGCGGGCAGGACCTGGACTGGCTCGCCGTGCACGTGGCCCGGCTGGGCTTCGAGGCGGAGGTGCTGGAGCCTCCGGAGCTGCGGGAGGCCGCCGCCCGGCTCGCCCGCCGCGTCGCGGCGATGGCCGGGACGGATTGA
- a CDS encoding VOC family protein — MALDLQITFDCADPAGLSAFWAEALGYRLQDPPAGFASWEEALTAMGVPPERRNDASAVVDPEGSGPRLFFQRVPESKQAKNRVHLDVRAAPGLAGDARMAALEAAAERLVSHGATRLRRTEPAPPLGAGHLVMADPEGNEFCLD; from the coding sequence ATGGCTCTCGACCTCCAGATCACCTTCGACTGCGCCGACCCGGCCGGGCTGTCCGCGTTCTGGGCCGAGGCCCTCGGCTACCGCCTGCAGGACCCGCCCGCGGGCTTCGCCTCGTGGGAAGAGGCCTTGACGGCGATGGGCGTGCCACCCGAGAGGCGCAACGACGCCTCGGCGGTGGTCGACCCCGAGGGCTCCGGGCCGCGACTGTTCTTCCAGCGGGTGCCGGAGAGCAAGCAGGCCAAGAATCGCGTGCACCTCGATGTGCGTGCCGCCCCCGGGCTCGCGGGCGACGCCCGGATGGCGGCCCTGGAGGCGGCCGCCGAACGACTCGTCTCCCACGGCGCGACCCGCCTCCGACGCACCGAGCCCGCTCCCCCGCTCGGCGCCGGCCACCTCGTGATGGCCGACCCCGAGGGCAACGAGTTCTGCCTGGACTGA